TCGACTACATTGCCTTTCTCGCGGTCGTTTTCCTCACCGGCGGAATCGGCAGCATGTTTTATCCGACGGCATTTTTGATCATTATGCACGTGACCGTCTATTGGGGGCTTGCCGGCGGCATTGTTTCGAGTTTTCTGCTGGCTGGCGGCTATTCCGCGATCGCAGCGATCGACGGGGCGTTCTCCGATACCGCGCAACTCGTCTTGTTGAGTTTCCATGTTGTTTATTTAGGATTGATCGGATTTTTGGGAGGATTGACCGTATCGCGGGAACGCGCGTTGCTTGCGCAAAGCCGCCGCCTGGAAAAACTTGCATCGGTGGATTCGCTGACCGGTTTGAACAATCATCGCGTTTTCCAAGAAACGGCTGCCTCCTATTTCCGTTCAAAGACGCCCTTTTTCCTTGTCATGGCCGACGTTGATTATTTTAAATCAATCAATGATACATACGGGCACCGGACAGGCGACTTTGTTTTGCAGTACATTGCCGAAGTGATTCAGGCGACGATCGACGGAAAGAATGCCGCGGCTTATCGGTACGGAGGGGAAGAGTTCGCTTTCCTCTTTAAAGGCAGCGATGAACACTACGTATACGGCGTGCTCCATGAACTGAGGCAAAAATTCGAAGACTTGCCTTATACAGAAGGAAACGCGTTGCAAATCCGCGTCACGATGAGTTTCGGCGTCGCTTTCGCCGATCCGAACATCTCTGCGTGGGACGAATTGCTCAGCCGCGCCGACCAATGCCTGTACGAGGCGAAACGATCCGGCCGCAACCGTACTGTGTTTCATCAACAATAAAAAAGAAGGACGTCCGAATCGCTGGATCGGACGTCCTTATGTGTTTATTCTTCCTCAAACAAATGCTTGATTTATGCCTCCTCATGAATCGCCAACCATTCATCCAACGTCATTTTCGGATGATGCTCGTTCACATCAAGCCGGAGAGGCGTGATGAATTCCAACGAATTGCCGTCAAGATCTTGAAAATAAAGAGCGGCGTGGGATTGGGGCGTATTGTTTAATACGAGCGGTTGCTGTTCCGGCGTGAAACCGAAAGCCGTACGGACGTCAATTCGTTTTGCATCCAACCATGCTTTCGCACGTTTCATGCCTTCCAGATCGACTCTGAAAGCGACATGCTTAATCGATGGGTGATAAGGAAGGGCTGCTTGCTCTTGATCCTCCCAAAGCCCGAGCGAGCGGATGTGAACCGGAAACTTTTCCCGGGAAATATTTGTCGAACGATGACGAGGGGTGGAGCGAAAAAATAAAAACTCCTTACCAGGAAGCCTGAAAAGTCGCCGTACAGCGACTTTTCTACCGCTGGAAAGCATTGTTCGAGGTTGTCATTCCTCCTCCAACAATTGTGTGGAAATATAACGGAGCACGTCACCGCGGCTGATTACGCCGATCACCCGCTCCGCCCGGTTGATCACCGGAATTTTTTTAAACCGATGACGCGCCAATATTTTCAACACTTTTCGGAACTCATCATCCGGATAAACATAATATAAATTCCGTTTCGTCATAATTCTTTCGACCGGAGCACGCAATGTCGACCGAAAGTTGTCGTCGAGTTCTTGTTTTTCCAAAACGTAAGTGATCGTGTAAAAATCAAAAATCGTTTGTTCCCTCGGCGTTAATGCGCGCAGCACATCCCCGTCGCTGACCATGCCGATAAGCTTCTGTTCTTCGTCAACAACGGGCACGCCGCCAATTTTATTCGAGACGAGCGTTTTCAACAAATGGCGAATCGTTGATTCTTTTCGAACCGTAACGACATCGCGAATCATGAAATCTCGAATTTCCACCATACCCAGCCCCTTTCTGTTCTGCATGCGAGATCGGGATAGTTCCAGTATAACGAATTTTTGACATAAAATTAAGACTGTTCACTTTTTTCGTTTCTCGCGAATTTGTTTCTTTTCAAAATCATTCTAATGTGGTATATTAAATTTAATTAAAAATAATAACTGTTCTAAATAACTGTTTGCTGTCGCATCGTTGCGGCAGCTTTCGATGTTTTTAAGGGCACTGATGTTGAATTTCGTTCTCAATTAGAAACAAGGAGTGAGT
The Bacillales bacterium genome window above contains:
- a CDS encoding GGDEF domain-containing protein, yielding MNKIKQSRQAMEIVFCLLRWLFFLMGNGLFFYLYASGTMEYKTNYYVYLSAFAFVYMLFSHVVLVKAPQTSKLYLWATKGGVGFDYIAFLAVVFLTGGIGSMFYPTAFLIIMHVTVYWGLAGGIVSSFLLAGGYSAIAAIDGAFSDTAQLVLLSFHVVYLGLIGFLGGLTVSRERALLAQSRRLEKLASVDSLTGLNNHRVFQETAASYFRSKTPFFLVMADVDYFKSINDTYGHRTGDFVLQYIAEVIQATIDGKNAAAYRYGGEEFAFLFKGSDEHYVYGVLHELRQKFEDLPYTEGNALQIRVTMSFGVAFADPNISAWDELLSRADQCLYEAKRSGRNRTVFHQQ
- a CDS encoding CBS domain-containing protein — protein: MVEIRDFMIRDVVTVRKESTIRHLLKTLVSNKIGGVPVVDEEQKLIGMVSDGDVLRALTPREQTIFDFYTITYVLEKQELDDNFRSTLRAPVERIMTKRNLYYVYPDDEFRKVLKILARHRFKKIPVINRAERVIGVISRGDVLRYISTQLLEEE